A window of the Janthinobacterium agaricidamnosum NBRC 102515 = DSM 9628 genome harbors these coding sequences:
- a CDS encoding response regulator transcription factor encodes MPDTLLLIEDDLPLAALTAEFLRAEGFDVSVAHRGDATAALVERLRPALVILDVMLPGLDGFSVCRQIRAGYPGLILMLTALDENHEQLTGFDAGADDFVVKPVDPRLLLARIRAMLRRHPQQARCLSFGRFSVDLHGQQATLDGTSLAFSTAEFELLAIFARHAGLPLGREVLLQHLRGLAYDGSNRSIDMRVSRLRKKLGALDCPVTIQTVTTQGYLFSETGAAQHAD; translated from the coding sequence ATGCCAGATACCCTGTTGCTGATCGAAGACGACTTGCCGCTGGCCGCGCTGACGGCCGAATTCCTGCGCGCCGAAGGATTTGATGTCAGCGTGGCCCACCGCGGCGACGCAACGGCCGCCCTCGTCGAGCGGCTGCGGCCGGCGCTGGTGATTCTCGACGTCATGCTGCCGGGGCTGGACGGTTTCAGCGTCTGCCGCCAGATCCGCGCCGGCTATCCGGGCCTGATCCTGATGCTGACGGCGCTCGATGAAAACCATGAACAATTGACCGGCTTCGACGCCGGCGCCGACGACTTTGTCGTCAAGCCGGTCGATCCGCGCCTGCTGCTGGCGCGCATCCGGGCCATGCTGCGGCGCCATCCGCAACAGGCGCGTTGCCTGAGCTTCGGCCGCTTCAGCGTCGACCTGCACGGCCAGCAAGCGACGCTGGACGGGACCAGCCTGGCCTTTTCGACCGCCGAATTCGAATTGCTGGCCATCTTCGCGCGCCACGCCGGCTTGCCGCTGGGCCGCGAAGTGCTGCTGCAACACTTGCGCGGCCTGGCATACGACGGCAGCAACCGCTCGATCGACATGCGGGTGTCGCGGCTGCGCAAGAAACTCGGCGCACTCGATTGTCCGGTGACGATACAAACCGTCACCACGCAAGGCTATCTGTTCAGCGAAACCGGCGCAGCGCAGCATGCGGATTAG
- a CDS encoding ATP-binding protein: protein MRIRRHAVARGLMLLSCAGWGLLTAWLLFLSAKGAVGVSEYSFRRLMGGPGYLLVEQLRGLSGSAREQRLQELQRRFQFPLTLVPRAGVELAPEAGVMLDNEHAVLGVSEEIAYYALDRDTLIQFGPMWGAAAMEDVLNLRVFWLTAAAATLPLPLLLLLAWRRRRSRAGTMAALGIALAQLARAPALILPTAGREWTPLLAALRQHAQDIAAMSERHKEVSQAVSHELRTPLARMRFALALLERGADDDTRRRLQERLLHDVAELESLVRASLAFARLADAPAALVREPLLLRDWLQEELDGLDGMRCHSELAIDTSVRELRGDRALLHLIVRNLLANAGAYGRTRLRLSAADHDAHSIVLHVDDDGPGVAPADRERIFEPFVRLAPHDAENSGHGLGLALARRAAHWQQGEIRVARGPLGGARFSLILPLQPD from the coding sequence ATGCGGATTAGGCGTCACGCTGTTGCGCGCGGCCTGATGCTGCTGTCATGCGCCGGCTGGGGCCTGCTCACCGCCTGGCTGCTGTTCCTGTCGGCCAAGGGCGCCGTCGGCGTCAGCGAGTACAGTTTCCGGCGCCTGATGGGCGGCCCCGGCTACTTGCTGGTCGAGCAATTGCGCGGCCTGTCCGGCAGCGCGCGTGAGCAGCGCTTGCAGGAACTGCAGCGGCGCTTCCAGTTTCCACTGACGCTGGTGCCGCGCGCCGGCGTCGAACTGGCGCCGGAAGCCGGCGTGATGCTCGACAATGAACACGCGGTGCTGGGCGTCAGCGAAGAAATCGCCTATTACGCGCTGGACCGCGACACGCTGATACAGTTCGGCCCGATGTGGGGCGCGGCGGCGATGGAAGACGTGCTGAACCTGCGCGTGTTCTGGCTGACGGCAGCCGCCGCGACGCTGCCGTTGCCGCTGCTATTGCTGCTGGCATGGCGGCGCCGGCGCAGCCGGGCCGGGACGATGGCGGCGCTCGGCATCGCGCTGGCCCAGCTGGCGCGCGCGCCCGCGCTGATCTTGCCGACCGCCGGCCGCGAATGGACGCCGTTGCTGGCCGCGCTGCGACAGCATGCGCAAGACATCGCCGCGATGAGCGAACGCCACAAGGAAGTGTCGCAGGCGGTGTCGCACGAATTGCGCACGCCGCTGGCGCGCATGCGTTTTGCGCTGGCGTTGCTGGAACGGGGCGCCGACGACGACACCCGCCGGCGCCTGCAGGAGCGCCTGCTGCACGACGTGGCCGAACTCGAATCGCTGGTGCGCGCCAGCCTGGCCTTCGCCCGGCTGGCCGATGCGCCCGCCGCGCTGGTGCGCGAACCGCTGCTGCTGCGCGACTGGCTGCAAGAGGAACTCGATGGGCTCGATGGCATGCGCTGCCACAGCGAACTCGCGATCGACACCAGCGTGCGCGAATTGCGCGGCGACCGCGCGCTGCTGCACCTGATCGTGCGCAACCTGCTGGCCAACGCCGGCGCGTATGGCCGCACCCGGCTGCGCCTGAGCGCGGCCGACCATGATGCGCACAGCATCGTGCTGCATGTCGACGACGACGGACCCGGCGTCGCGCCGGCCGACCGCGAGCGCATCTTCGAGCCGTTCGTCCGGCTCGCGCCGCACGATGCGGAAAACAGCGGCCACGGCCTGGGCCTGGCGCTGGCGCGGCGCGCCGCCCACTGGCAGCAAGGCGAGATCCGCGTCGCGCGCGGCCCGCTCGGCGGCGCGCGCTTCAGCCTGATATTGCCGCTGCAGCCGGACTGA
- a CDS encoding glycosyl hydrolase family 8: MPGMQHRTLVLAIMTTMLAACGGGSDPQGGAAPRNAANAVAGVAPQPYTAGTIRPNHVSQAQLDQQRLAFYQQWKSKYIAQECGAGRYFVKVNADGKFSGGGTQNGTLTISEAHGYGMLISVLMADEDAGAKTVFDGMVAYFRDHQASSGPGLMAWNQIVGCGNSSDGGSSATDGDLDIAYALLLADRQWGSTGAINYRQEAQVVLNAIMAREVHPSGKHLLLGDWTGTTGKYGYATRTSDFTQSHLAAFAASTGDARWSAVRDRSYAIIDTLRAGYSPQTALVPDFVVNLNTAAKPAASNFLEGTTDGQYSWNASRYPWRVALDYLVYGDQRAFNAITPFNAWARAQTGNNPAKFASGYKLNGTPIKANDVNELAFVSALGVAAMIAPENQAWLNAIWTNVQGRTLQQEDYYGNSLKMLTMIGMTGRWARPQ; the protein is encoded by the coding sequence ATGCCTGGAATGCAGCACCGTACCCTGGTTTTAGCCATCATGACGACCATGCTTGCCGCCTGCGGCGGCGGTAGCGACCCTCAAGGCGGGGCAGCGCCGCGCAACGCCGCCAACGCGGTGGCCGGCGTCGCGCCGCAGCCCTACACCGCCGGCACCATCCGCCCGAACCATGTGAGCCAGGCGCAGCTGGACCAGCAGCGCCTGGCTTTTTACCAGCAATGGAAAAGCAAATACATCGCCCAGGAATGCGGCGCCGGACGTTATTTCGTCAAGGTCAATGCGGACGGCAAATTTTCCGGCGGCGGCACCCAGAACGGCACGCTGACGATTTCGGAAGCGCATGGCTACGGCATGCTAATCAGCGTGCTGATGGCCGATGAAGACGCCGGCGCAAAAACCGTCTTCGACGGCATGGTGGCCTATTTCCGCGACCACCAGGCCAGCTCCGGCCCCGGCCTGATGGCGTGGAACCAGATCGTCGGCTGCGGCAATTCCAGCGACGGCGGCAGCAGCGCCACCGACGGCGACCTCGACATCGCCTATGCGCTGCTGCTGGCCGACCGCCAATGGGGCAGCACCGGCGCGATCAATTACCGCCAGGAGGCGCAAGTCGTGCTGAACGCCATCATGGCGCGCGAAGTCCACCCATCCGGCAAGCATTTGCTGCTCGGCGACTGGACCGGCACCACCGGCAAGTACGGCTACGCCACCCGCACCTCGGACTTCACCCAGTCGCACCTGGCCGCGTTCGCCGCCAGCACCGGCGATGCGCGCTGGAGCGCCGTGCGCGACCGCAGCTACGCCATCATCGACACCTTGCGCGCCGGTTACAGCCCGCAAACCGCGCTGGTGCCGGACTTCGTGGTGAACCTGAACACGGCCGCCAAGCCGGCCGCCAGCAACTTCCTGGAAGGCACCACCGACGGCCAGTATTCGTGGAACGCCTCGCGTTATCCATGGCGGGTGGCGCTCGACTACCTGGTCTACGGCGACCAGCGCGCCTTCAATGCGATCACGCCGTTCAATGCATGGGCGCGCGCGCAGACCGGCAATAATCCGGCCAAGTTCGCCAGCGGCTACAAGCTCAACGGCACGCCGATCAAGGCCAACGACGTCAATGAATTGGCGTTCGTGTCGGCGCTCGGCGTGGCGGCGATGATCGCACCGGAAAACCAGGCCTGGCTGAACGCCATCTGGACCAATGTGCAAGGCCGCACCTTGCAGCAGGAAGATTATTACGGCAACAGCCTGAAGATGCTGACAATGATCGGCATGACGGGACGCTGGGCGCGGCCGCAGTAA
- a CDS encoding Lrp/AsnC family transcriptional regulator, with amino-acid sequence MNSLDKFDCAILAALQADGTLSIASLSEKIGLSSTPCWKRVKRLEEEGYIQSRVAIVNRQKVGLPVTVFVSVRTGQHDEKWLRRFAAAVMILPEVQEFHRMSGDVDYLLKVVTTDIGGYDTFYKKLIKAAQLNGVSSAFSMEQIKFTTALPLELISHGLAE; translated from the coding sequence ATGAATTCACTCGACAAGTTCGATTGCGCGATCCTGGCCGCGCTGCAAGCCGACGGCACGCTGTCGATCGCCAGCCTCAGCGAAAAGATAGGCTTGTCCAGCACGCCCTGCTGGAAACGCGTCAAGCGGCTGGAAGAGGAAGGGTATATCCAGAGCCGGGTGGCGATCGTCAACCGGCAAAAAGTCGGCTTGCCGGTGACGGTGTTCGTCAGCGTGCGCACCGGCCAGCACGACGAAAAATGGCTGCGCCGCTTCGCCGCCGCGGTGATGATACTGCCCGAAGTGCAGGAATTCCACCGCATGAGCGGCGACGTCGATTATCTGCTGAAAGTAGTCACCACCGACATCGGCGGCTACGATACCTTCTATAAAAAACTGATCAAGGCCGCGCAGCTGAACGGCGTGTCGTCGGCCTTTTCGATGGAGCAGATCAAGTTCACCACCGCACTGCCGCTGGAATTGATTTCGCACGGCCTGGCGGAGTGA
- a CDS encoding thioredoxin family protein — protein sequence MRFPVFLAGLVLGAAAIAAPVLPYNVNADSWAEVQQALLAAKADKLPVLLIFGANWCEDCRVLDGALKEGRNAELIRRGFKVVKIDVGRFDHNIDIANQYGNPIKKGIPAAVVLSADNQVLYATKGGELADARRMSESGIYDFFEQQIIKKR from the coding sequence ATGCGTTTTCCAGTTTTCCTGGCCGGTCTGGTACTCGGCGCCGCCGCGATCGCCGCACCTGTGCTCCCTTATAACGTGAATGCCGATTCCTGGGCAGAGGTTCAACAGGCGCTGCTCGCGGCCAAGGCCGACAAGCTGCCGGTGCTGCTGATTTTTGGCGCCAACTGGTGCGAGGATTGCCGGGTGCTGGACGGCGCATTGAAGGAAGGCAGAAATGCCGAGCTGATCAGGCGTGGCTTCAAGGTCGTCAAGATCGACGTCGGCAGGTTCGACCATAACATCGATATCGCCAATCAATATGGCAACCCGATCAAGAAAGGCATACCGGCCGCGGTGGTGCTGAGCGCCGACAACCAGGTGCTGTACGCCACCAAGGGCGGCGAGCTGGCCGATGCGCGGCGCATGAGCGAGAGCGGCATCTACGACTTCTTCGAACAGCAAATCATCAAGAAGCGATAA
- a CDS encoding M48 family metallopeptidase, whose product MSTRIRTFSALLSGRPVSAHFFGRQLLIAPDGPVVDAGDLVISVGGIDGPELLLNWLDGHGVQHALKPAAAADIAMLLESAPPLLQPQLAQWQQRGRNTRQIWGWLGAIAGGALLLGALLWWQTPHAAGWLAGRIPVSVEQQLGRAALAEIRQQGGLSESGPLQQAVQDIGRRLTAGSRYQYRWIVKQDDTVNAFAIPGGIVVVHTALLKQAANPTELAAVLAHEVQHIEQRHSLRQMIASLGWGALLAVTVGDVSAVAALLAHQAGALYFSRDMEDEADRLGLQTLQRARIKPDGMLTFFKKIGENDSAGGLPAWISSHPQTPERIARITALMASQPCPSCQDLNTDGWKALTNSIGTAQK is encoded by the coding sequence ATGAGCACCCGCATACGCACCTTTTCTGCCCTGCTGTCCGGCCGTCCGGTCAGCGCGCATTTCTTTGGCCGGCAACTACTGATCGCGCCGGACGGCCCGGTGGTGGACGCCGGCGACCTGGTGATCAGCGTCGGCGGCATCGACGGCCCCGAACTATTGCTCAACTGGCTCGATGGACACGGCGTGCAGCATGCACTGAAGCCGGCCGCTGCGGCGGATATCGCGATGCTGCTGGAGAGCGCGCCGCCGCTGTTGCAGCCGCAATTGGCGCAATGGCAGCAGCGCGGCCGCAATACCCGGCAGATCTGGGGCTGGCTGGGCGCGATAGCTGGCGGCGCGCTGCTGCTGGGCGCACTGTTGTGGTGGCAAACGCCGCACGCGGCCGGCTGGCTGGCCGGACGGATTCCCGTATCCGTCGAACAACAGCTGGGCCGGGCCGCGCTGGCTGAAATACGCCAACAAGGCGGCTTGAGCGAAAGCGGGCCGCTGCAGCAAGCGGTGCAAGACATCGGCCGGCGCCTGACCGCCGGCTCACGTTATCAGTATCGCTGGATCGTCAAGCAGGATGACACGGTCAACGCGTTTGCGATACCGGGCGGGATCGTGGTGGTGCATACGGCGTTGCTGAAACAAGCCGCCAACCCGACCGAACTGGCGGCCGTGCTGGCGCATGAAGTGCAGCATATCGAGCAGCGCCACTCGCTGCGCCAGATGATCGCCAGCCTGGGCTGGGGCGCGCTGCTGGCCGTGACGGTCGGCGACGTCAGCGCGGTGGCGGCGCTGCTGGCCCATCAGGCCGGCGCCCTGTATTTCAGCCGCGACATGGAAGACGAAGCCGACCGGCTCGGCCTGCAAACCTTGCAGCGCGCCCGCATCAAGCCGGACGGCATGTTGACGTTTTTTAAAAAGATCGGCGAGAACGACAGCGCCGGCGGTTTGCCGGCCTGGATCTCATCGCACCCGCAAACGCCGGAACGCATCGCCAGGATCACCGCGCTGATGGCGAGCCAGCCTTGCCCATCTTGCCAGGACCTCAATACGGACGGCTGGAAGGCGTTGACGAATAGCATAGGCACGGCCCAAAAATAA
- a CDS encoding DUF885 domain-containing protein, which produces MTHRFTAGTLGTLAAALVFAYAPLNAAHAAANQPAPAVSAPQAQKQLQRLADRYYDAQARFNPLNATTFGDNRYDDQLGKGIVPAVRARQFALYRQFLASLNTIKRAQLASKDQVSYDILGYELKTALAFETFPEHLLPLNQLDSVPVVLANYASGEGPQPISNVKQYDAYLSRIGQLPAWIDQAIANMREGIRDGVVLPKSLIASALPQFQKLLSSTPETSIYYTPVTKFPANFSDADKQRLTQSYRAIIGAKLMPALARLARFVENDYLPAGRDSSGRSALPNGAAWYQANVAAQTSTTLQPEQIHQIGLKEVARIQQQYAIIGPKLGYDGPPAGLPAWVAAQEKFRPFKTDQEVLDVYRKLNEQLNSKLPALFTLVPKVPLELRLEPELSRDTAASHYTAPAPDGTRPGVFWLVVTDPKRYPSTGMTTLFLHEGKPGHHFQIALTQELNLPDFRKFGDNNAFIEGWALYAETLGKEMDLFNDPAQYFGNLNDEMVRAVRLVIDTGLHAKGWSREKTIQYMSDTLGYDTVAKRETERYMAWPGQALGYKIGSLKILELRQRAEAALGPKFSLPKFHAVVLDDGPLPLNLLEAKVDRWIAEQK; this is translated from the coding sequence ATGACGCATCGTTTTACCGCCGGCACGCTCGGCACCCTGGCCGCAGCGCTTGTTTTTGCCTATGCGCCGCTGAACGCGGCCCACGCCGCCGCAAACCAACCGGCTCCGGCCGTCAGCGCGCCGCAAGCCCAAAAACAATTGCAGCGACTCGCCGACCGATATTACGATGCGCAAGCACGCTTCAATCCGCTCAATGCGACTACATTCGGCGACAACCGTTACGACGACCAGCTCGGCAAGGGCATCGTGCCGGCCGTACGCGCCAGGCAATTCGCACTGTATCGCCAATTCCTGGCCAGCCTGAACACCATCAAGCGCGCACAGCTCGCCAGCAAGGACCAGGTCAGCTACGATATCCTCGGCTACGAACTCAAGACGGCGCTGGCGTTCGAGACATTTCCCGAACACCTGCTGCCGCTGAACCAGCTCGATAGCGTGCCCGTGGTGCTGGCCAATTACGCCAGCGGCGAAGGACCGCAGCCGATCAGCAACGTCAAACAATACGACGCTTACCTGAGCCGTATCGGCCAATTGCCGGCCTGGATAGACCAGGCCATCGCCAATATGCGCGAAGGCATCCGCGACGGCGTGGTGCTGCCGAAATCGCTGATTGCGTCCGCCTTGCCGCAATTCCAGAAACTGCTCAGCAGCACCCCGGAAACCAGCATTTACTACACCCCGGTCACCAAATTCCCGGCCAATTTTTCCGACGCCGATAAACAACGGCTGACGCAGTCCTACCGCGCCATCATCGGCGCCAAGCTGATGCCGGCGCTGGCGCGCCTGGCCAGGTTCGTCGAAAACGACTACCTGCCGGCCGGCCGCGACAGCAGCGGGCGGAGCGCGCTGCCGAACGGCGCCGCCTGGTACCAGGCGAATGTCGCCGCCCAGACCAGCACCACCTTGCAGCCGGAACAAATCCATCAAATCGGCTTGAAGGAAGTGGCGCGCATCCAGCAGCAATACGCCATCATCGGCCCAAAACTGGGGTATGACGGTCCGCCCGCCGGTTTGCCGGCATGGGTCGCCGCGCAGGAAAAATTCCGTCCGTTCAAGACCGACCAGGAAGTGCTGGACGTTTACCGCAAGCTCAACGAACAGCTCAACAGCAAGTTGCCAGCCCTGTTCACGCTGGTGCCGAAGGTGCCGCTGGAGTTGCGCCTGGAACCGGAACTGAGCCGCGACACCGCGGCCAGCCATTACACCGCACCAGCTCCCGACGGTACGCGGCCTGGCGTATTCTGGTTGGTGGTGACCGATCCCAAGCGCTATCCAAGCACCGGCATGACCACTTTATTCTTGCACGAAGGCAAGCCCGGCCACCATTTCCAGATAGCGCTGACGCAAGAGCTGAACTTGCCGGACTTCCGCAAATTCGGCGACAACAACGCCTTCATCGAAGGCTGGGCGCTGTATGCGGAAACGCTGGGCAAGGAAATGGACTTGTTCAACGACCCGGCCCAATACTTTGGCAACTTGAACGATGAGATGGTGCGCGCGGTGCGGCTGGTGATCGATACCGGCTTGCACGCCAAAGGGTGGAGCCGCGAAAAAACCATCCAGTACATGAGCGACACGCTGGGTTACGACACAGTGGCGAAAAGAGAAACCGAGCGTTACATGGCATGGCCGGGCCAGGCGCTGGGCTACAAGATCGGCTCCCTGAAAATCCTCGAATTGCGCCAGCGCGCGGAAGCCGCGCTGGGTCCGAAATTCAGCTTGCCGAAATTCCACGCGGTGGTGCTGGACGACGGCCCCTTGCCGCTGAACCTGCTGGAAGCGAAGGTCGACCGCTGGATCGCCGAGCAGAAGTAA
- a CDS encoding DUF885 domain-containing protein: protein MTHRFIAGTLGTLAAALVFAYAPLNAAHAAANQPAPAVSAPQAQKQLQRLADQYYDAQARFNPLNATEYGDNRYDDQLGMGIAPAVRARQFALYRQFLASLNTIKRAQLASKDQVSYDILGYELKTALAFETFPEHLLPLNQMDSVPVVLANYASGEGPQPISNVKQYDAYLSRIGQLPAWIDQAIANMREGIRDGVVLPKSLIASALPQFQKLLSNSPETSIYYTPVTKFPANFSDADKQRLTQSYRAIIGAKLMPALVRLARFVETDYLPAGRDSSGRGALPNGAAWYQANVAAQTTTALQPEQIHQIGLKEVARIQQQYAIIGPKLGYDGPPAGLPAWAAAQEKFHPFKTDQQVLDVYRKLNAQLNSKLPALFTLVPKAPLDLRLEPELSRDTASDHYSPPAPDGTRPGVFWSVVTDPKLYPSTGMTTLFLHEGKPGHHFQIALTQELNLPDFRKFGGNNAFIEGWALYAETLGKEMGLYDDTAQYFGHLNDEMLRAVRLVVDTGLHAKGWSREKTIQYMRDTLGYDAAAKSETERYMAWPGQALGYKIGSLKILELRQRAEAALGPKFSLPKFHAVVLGDGTLPLSLLEAKVDRWIAEQK from the coding sequence ATGACGCATCGTTTTATTGCCGGCACGCTCGGCACCCTGGCCGCAGCGCTTGTTTTTGCCTACGCGCCGCTGAACGCGGCCCACGCCGCCGCAAACCAACCGGCTCCGGCCGTCAGCGCGCCGCAAGCCCAAAAACAATTGCAGCGACTCGCCGACCAATATTACGATGCGCAAGCACGCTTCAATCCGCTCAATGCGACTGAATACGGCGACAACCGCTACGACGACCAGCTCGGCATGGGTATCGCGCCGGCCGTGCGCGCCAGGCAATTCGCGCTGTATCGCCAATTCCTGGCCAGCCTGAACACCATCAAGCGCGCACAGCTCGCCAGCAAGGACCAGGTCAGCTACGATATCCTCGGCTACGAACTCAAGACGGCACTGGCGTTCGAGACATTTCCCGAACACCTGCTGCCGCTGAACCAGATGGATAGCGTGCCCGTGGTGCTGGCCAATTACGCCAGCGGCGAAGGACCGCAGCCGATCAGCAACGTCAAACAATACGACGCTTACCTGAGCCGTATCGGCCAATTGCCGGCCTGGATAGACCAGGCCATCGCCAATATGCGAGAAGGCATCCGCGACGGCGTGGTGCTGCCGAAATCGCTGATTGCGTCCGCCTTGCCGCAATTCCAGAAACTGCTCAGCAACTCCCCGGAAACCAGCATTTACTACACCCCGGTCACCAAATTCCCGGCCAATTTTTCCGACGCCGACAAACAGCGGCTGACGCAGTCCTACCGCGCCATCATCGGCGCCAAGCTGATGCCGGCGCTGGTGCGCCTGGCCAGGTTCGTCGAAACCGACTACCTGCCGGCCGGCCGCGACAGCAGCGGTCGGGGCGCGCTGCCGAACGGCGCCGCCTGGTACCAGGCGAATGTCGCCGCCCAGACCACCACCGCCTTGCAGCCGGAACAAATCCATCAAATCGGCTTGAAGGAAGTGGCGCGCATCCAGCAGCAATACGCCATCATCGGCCCGAAACTGGGATATGACGGTCCGCCCGCCGGTTTGCCGGCATGGGCCGCGGCGCAAGAAAAATTCCACCCGTTCAAGACCGACCAGCAAGTGCTGGACGTTTATCGCAAGCTCAACGCACAGCTCAACAGCAAGTTGCCAGCCCTGTTCACGCTGGTGCCGAAGGCGCCGCTGGATTTGCGACTGGAACCGGAACTGAGCCGCGATACCGCGTCCGACCACTATTCCCCGCCAGCCCCGGACGGTACGCGGCCCGGCGTATTCTGGTCGGTGGTGACCGATCCCAAGCTGTACCCAAGCACCGGCATGACCACTTTATTCTTGCACGAAGGCAAACCCGGCCACCATTTCCAGATAGCGCTGACGCAAGAACTGAATTTGCCGGATTTCCGCAAATTCGGCGGTAATAACGCCTTCATCGAAGGCTGGGCGCTGTATGCGGAAACGCTGGGCAAGGAAATGGGCTTGTACGACGATACGGCCCAATACTTTGGCCACTTGAACGACGAAATGCTGCGCGCGGTGCGGCTGGTGGTCGATACCGGCTTGCACGCAAAAGGGTGGAGCCGTGAAAAAACCATCCAGTACATGCGCGACACGCTGGGCTACGACGCGGCGGCGAAAAGCGAAACCGAGCGTTACATGGCATGGCCGGGCCAGGCGCTGGGCTACAAGATCGGCTCCCTGAAAATCCTCGAATTGCGCCAGCGCGCGGAAGCCGCGCTGGGTCCGAAATTCAGCTTGCCGAAATTCCACGCGGTGGTGCTGGGCGACGGCACCTTGCCGCTGAGCCTGCTGGAAGCGAAGGTCGACCGCTGGATCGCTGAGCAGAAGTAA
- a CDS encoding SRPBCC family protein → MQNSTEQPSKNRSRHGSWQFPNAGGADGTDNGTLAEAESRRQARTRDGRAERRQDSGRKQDQQINQLSTMLGWLSIGIGLMQLLAPRRVARVTGLPASPLLLRVIGLREVACGIGLLNQRSSPAWNWSRVAGDAMDLTLLGVAAGGSGSARKRIAATAVMVAGVTALDVVASKQTGPQKLSTAQPPGLSGVSITKSITVNRSADECYQVWRDLENLPRFMPDLDTVRIIDQRRSHWKLRGPSGGMTEWDAEITDDQPGKRLAWRSLDSGAEDENGVLEFSPANGGKGTVVTMRLHAEPPAGKVGAALAKLFSTIPDMQIDRSLRRFKQWVETGEIATTEGQPAGMRSLKSRLFKKGARS, encoded by the coding sequence ATGCAAAACAGCACTGAACAACCGTCAAAAAACCGCAGCCGTCACGGTTCATGGCAATTTCCGAATGCCGGTGGCGCCGACGGCACCGATAATGGCACGCTGGCCGAAGCGGAATCCAGGCGCCAGGCCCGTACCCGCGATGGCCGCGCAGAGCGCAGGCAAGACAGCGGACGCAAACAAGACCAGCAGATCAATCAATTGAGCACCATGCTGGGCTGGCTCAGCATCGGCATCGGCCTGATGCAATTGCTGGCGCCGCGCCGCGTGGCGCGCGTCACCGGCTTGCCGGCCTCGCCGCTGTTGTTGCGGGTGATCGGCTTGCGCGAAGTCGCGTGCGGCATCGGCTTGCTGAATCAACGTTCGTCGCCAGCCTGGAACTGGTCGCGCGTGGCCGGCGATGCGATGGACCTGACCTTGCTCGGCGTGGCTGCCGGCGGTTCCGGCAGTGCGCGCAAACGCATCGCGGCGACCGCCGTGATGGTGGCCGGCGTCACCGCGCTGGATGTCGTGGCCAGCAAGCAAACCGGGCCGCAAAAACTGAGCACCGCACAGCCGCCCGGCCTGTCCGGCGTGTCGATCACCAAATCGATCACGGTGAACCGCTCGGCCGATGAATGTTATCAAGTGTGGCGCGACCTGGAAAACTTGCCGCGCTTCATGCCGGACCTGGATACGGTACGCATCATCGATCAGCGCCGCTCGCACTGGAAGCTGCGCGGGCCGAGCGGCGGCATGACCGAGTGGGACGCCGAAATCACCGACGACCAGCCCGGCAAGCGGCTGGCCTGGCGCTCGCTGGACAGCGGCGCCGAAGATGAAAACGGCGTGCTCGAATTCAGCCCGGCGAATGGCGGCAAGGGTACGGTGGTCACGATGCGCCTGCATGCCGAACCGCCGGCCGGCAAGGTTGGCGCCGCGCTCGCCAAGCTGTTCAGCACAATCCCCGACATGCAAATCGACCGCAGCCTGCGGCGCTTCAAGCAATGGGTGGAAACCGGCGAAATCGCCACCACCGAAGGCCAGCCGGCAGGCATGCGCAGCCTCAAGAGCCGCCTCTTCAAGAAAGGAGCGCGTTCATGA